One genomic segment of Drosophila melanogaster chromosome 3R includes these proteins:
- the CG14540 gene encoding uncharacterized protein, with amino-acid sequence MKMVRPIRRKGIEEVYGSKMDSLHPVKSVAISHAGVTKKTARAERSGPGGATGGGGTISSRQVDARTQRSFVTENDYYITTNLPLTAANLRNAPGSMAQPSISQMIPGHVQPSPYNAMPSRRNQMANKASARQAPMNKVPHFSPAEGTVNPNGYGMSKSKETYRMKHREKGNTQRNDYPMDDNDDYSDKELMVPQQGNMGNMRRHNPHSHAHQMQMQLQSGAMQHPPQHQLHQQQQMTTHNHLKHQQQQRLQHSQPHQHQHQHPHPHQKQMRGRQPVPASKVHVSTADDDEDKEEDPEEFFDLIRQTVKTAVGNTISDALAKNFRDLSHKIERFSGELKQTNDNLDKLQEQVISKVIYFGEENSRHFRYLCMKSEYDKMFYQHQSLMNGKPTQEMLSLSKANLEAAASVSQNLTQKPSHSLKQQPGKVIRNQSKMPISAKKDHNESLMNSSAYRSICKAQQPVLAAQKSSSEQSLVVKSSDVGVQEVLDNIQRYCNQVKDMNGQMSAELPSLEDILIPKKNSNGGLCQPAAMSSRTLAGSQKNKKVDDTEIETPNDSTDETYTEVDDFQLSSDISTGSEDDDCGLKYPSGATTSRPNRKLNRRGANQGAGDGQ; translated from the exons ATGAAGATGGTGCGCCCAATTCGTCGCAAGGGAATCGAGGAGGTCTATGGTTCCAAAATGGATTCCTTGCATCCGGTAAAGTCGGTAGCGATATCCCATGCAGGTGTGACCAAGAAAACAGCAAGGGCTGAGAGATCGGGTCCAGGCGGTGCAACTGGCGGTGGAGGAACCATTAGCTCCCGACAAGTCGATGCTCGCACTCAGCGCAGTTTTGTCACCGAAAATGATTACTACATCACCACCAATCTGCCGTTGACGGCGGCCAATCTGCGAAATGCCCCCGGTTCGATGGCGCAGCCATCAATATCGCAAATGATTCCCGGCCATGTCCAGCCATCTCCATATAACGCCATGCCCTCGAGGCGAAACCAAATGGCCAATAAGGCCAGTGCTCGTCAGGCGCCGATGAACAAGGTGCCGCATTTTAGCCCGGCCGAAGGCACGGTAAACCCTAATGGCTATGGCATGTCCAAGTCGAAGGAGACATACCGAATGAAGCACCGCGAAAAGGGCAATACCCAGAGGAACGACTATCCAATGGATGACAACGACGACTACTCCGATAAGGAACTAATGGTGCCCCAGCAGGGAAACATGGGAAATATGCGCCGGCACAATCCGCACTCTCATGCccatcaaatgcaaatgcagttgCAATCCGGAGCAATGCAGCATCCGCCGCAACACCAgctgcaccagcagcagcagatgacTACTCACAACCACCTCaagcatcagcaacagcagcgccTCCAGCATTCGCAAccgcatcagcatcagcatcagcatccgcatccgcatcagAAGCAGATGCGTGGGCGACAGCCTGTTCCGGCGAGCAAGGTGCACGTGAGTACCGCCGATGACGATGAAGATAAGGAGGAAGATCCTGAGGAGTTCTTTGACCTGATCCGCCAGACTGTCAAAACGGCCGTTGGC AACACCATATCCGATGCTCTGGCAAAGAACTTTCGCGATCTGAGCCACAAAATCGAAAGGTTCTCGGGCGAGTTGAAGCAGACAAACGATAACCTGGATAAGCTGCAGGAACAAGTCATTAGCA AGGTAATTTACTTCGGTGAGGAAAATTCGCGACACTTTCGGTACTTGTGCATGAAATCCGAGTACGATAAAATGTTTTACCAGCATCAATCGCTGATGAATGGAAAGCCCACTCAGGAAATGCTGAGTCTTTCGAAGGCGAACTTAGAAGCAGCGGCCTCAGTCAGTCAGAATCTGACACAGAAACCGTCGCATAGTTTAAAACAACAACCAGGAAAAGTGATTAGGAATCAAAGCAAAATGCCTATTAGCGCCAAAAAAGACCATAACGAGTCCCTAATGAACTCCAGTGCCTATCGTAGCATCTGCAAAGCTCAGCAGCCAGTTCTTGCTGCACAAAAGTCGTCATCGGAGCAAAGTTTAGTTGTAAAATCATCTGATGTGGGCGTGCAAGAAGTCCTGGATAATATCCAGCGCTACTGCAATCAGGTGAAGGATATGAATGGTCAGATGTCGGCTGAACTGCCCAGTCTCGAGGACATCTTGATACCCAAGAAAAATTCAAACGGTGGACTTTGTCAGCCAGCAGCCATGAGCTCTAGGACCCTCGCAGGTagtcagaaaaataaaaaggttGACGACACGGAGATCGAAACGCCCAACGATAGTACGGATGAGACCTACACCGAAGTGGATGACTTCCAGCTCTCCTCGGACATCTCGACCGGCAGCGAGGACGATGACTGTGGCCTCAAGTATCCAAGTGGAGCAACTACGAGCCGGCCCAACCGCAAATTAAATCGAAGGGGAGCCAACCAAGGCGCCGGAGATGGTCAGTAA
- the boss gene encoding bride of sevenless produces the protein MKVMDALQSGRRKPLPVALLCILVTVFCVLECHGADLTSPTKKSAPLRITKPQPTSQQAKPISITTRAPTTVASTTDDEVSSSVDGQLAPLISSTTEGPSSGTTASLVPEICLNGLQLTVNSADEGTVIRKQEEFVKILEGDVVLSVLTKDPDSALFVINRVNQANLIMADFEIGIRAISIDNASLAENLLIQEVQFLQQCTTYSMGIFVDWELYKQLESVIKDLEYNIWPIPGTRAHLFPKVAHLLHQMPWGEKIASVEIATETLEMYNEFMEAARQEHMCLMHFKSDDNVYIMFGNKLASHFKENGTLFSVPTDRTDDEFLADLPNRAFVLMENEIDLSTAVELDATPTALDEILIGKSVLPSRVLSFAGSIIDLMNWLRGSLSKHCKRGEEHDLYVLESCFNFLNFIEDWRTSEYRQAHDTAEILSLLLMRKLGTAMNFQMYQKKVLTLDKITGESRTELREIASQNFVTNVTTYYHYNRDNHTSLELKTKFGQVFNCQYSAGDNRRYPFLFDGESVMFWRIKMDTWVATGLTAAILGLIATLAILVFIVVRISLGDVFEGNPTTSILLLLSLILVFCSFVPYSIEYVGEQRNSHVTFEDAQTLNTLCAVRVFIMTLVYCFVFSLLLCRAVMLASIGSEGGFLSHVNGYIQAVICAFSVVAQVGMSVQLLVVMHVASETVSCENIYYGRWLWGLLAYDFALLCCVGALIPSIYRSQRNYREGILIVIGSVLIMVIWVAWIALSLFGDEWRDAAIPLGLQASGWAVLVGILIPRTFLIVRGIERSDIAQALPSLTSLAFAQNNQYSSEQSVYECVNPAMRHCSQDEVNHQSPSEIPTLPLRGGGPRRQQFFANLRQANANINPQRPPPRPQQSPSRSSVSSLPPSPDHNKITRF, from the exons ATGAAGGTCATGGACGCTTTGCAATCTGGACGGAGAAAGCCATTACCAGTGG CTCTTCTATGCATCCTAGTCACTGTGTTCTGCGTCTTGGAGTGCCATGGAGCTGACCTGACATCACCCACCAAGAAGTCCGCTCCCCTTCGAATAACCAAACCACAGCCCACAAGTCAGCAGGCCAAGCCCATCAGTATTACCACAAGGGCCCCAACAACGGTGGCATCAACCACCGATGATGAAGTCTCCAGCTCCGTCGATGGTCAGCTGGCCCCGCTCATCTCATCCACAACCGAGGGACCCAGCAGTGGAACAACTGCCAGCTTAGTGCCGGAAATATGTCTCAATGGTCTGCAGTTGACGGTCAATAGTGCGGATGAGGGAACGGTTATACGGAAGCAGGAGGAGTTTGTCAAGATACTCGAAGGAGATGTGGTGCTCAGTGTCTTGACCAAGGACCCCGACTCCGCGTTGTTCGTAATCAATCGTGTGAACCAGGCGAATCTTATAATGGCAGACTTTGAAATTG GAATTCGCGCCATCAGCATCGACAACGCCAGCTTGGCAGAGAACTTGCTTATTCAAGAAGTTCAGTTTCTGCAGCAGTGCACGACGTACTCGATGGGCATATTCGTTGACTGGGAGCTGTACAAACAACTGGAGTCTGTTATCAAGGACTTGGAATACAATATCTGGCCAATACCGGGAACGCGGGCGCACCTCTTTCCCAAAGTTGCGCACTTGCTGCATCAAATGCCTTGGGGCGAAAAAATCGCATCCGTGGAAATAGCAACCGAAACGCTGGAGATGTACAATGAATTCATGGAAGCCGCTCGCCAGGAGCACATGTGCCTCATGCACTTCAAAAGTGACGATAATGTTTACATAATGTTTGGCAATAAGCTAGCTAGTCACTTCAAGGAAAACGGCACTCTGTTTTCCGTGCCCACCGATAGAACGGACGATGAATTTCTGGCAG aCTTACCAAACAGAGCTTTTGTCCTAATGGAAAACGAAATTGACCTGAGCACCGCCGTTGAATTGgacgccacgcccaccgcttTGGACGAGATCCTGATCGGGAAGAGTGTGTTACCATCGCGAGTCCTGAGCTTTGCCGGCTCCATAATCGACCTGATGAACTGGCTGCGCGGATCCCTGTCCAAGCACTGTAAGCGTGGTGAGGAGCACGACTTGTATGTGCTGGAGAGCTGTTTCAACTTCCTGAACTTCATCGAGGACTGGCGAACCTCGGAGTACCGACAAGCCCATGATACGGCTGAGAtcctgtcgctgctgctgatgcgcAAGTTGGGCACCGCCATGAACTTTCAGATGTACCAGAAGAAAGTGTTGACGCTGGACAAGATCACAGGTGAATCGCGTACCGAACTGCGCGAGATTGCGTCGCAGAACTTTGTGACCAATGTGACCACGTACTATCACTATAATCGGGACAATCACACCAGTTTGGAGCTGAAGACCAAGTTTGGTCAGGTGTTCAACTGCCAGTACAGTGCTGGTGACAATAGGAGATATCCATTCCTTTTCGATGGTGAATCCGTTATGTTCTGGCGCATCAAGATGGACACATGGGTGGCAACTGGGCTGACGGCTGCTATCCTGGGCCTGATTGCCACGCTCGCCATCCTGGTGTTCATTGTGGTGCGCATCTCGTTGGGCGATGTCTTCGAGGGAAATCCGACCACCTCGATTCTCCTTCTACTCTCCCTCATCTTAGTGTTTTGCTCCTTTGTGCCCTATTCGATTGAATACGTGGGTGAGCAGCGCAATTCGCATGTGACCTTCGAGGATGCCCAGACTCTGAATACCCTGTGCGCGGTGAGGGTGTTCATCATGACTCTGGTCtactgttttgttttttccctGCTCCTCTGTCGCGCCGTGATGTTGGCTTCAATTGGTTCCGAAGGTGGCTTCCTATCCCATGTGAATGGATATATTCAGGCAGTGATTTGCGCCTTTAGTGTTGTGGCCCAAGTGGGCATGTCCGTGCAACTTCTGGTGGTGATGCACGTCGCCTCGGAGACTGTGTCCTGTGAGAATATTTACTATGGTCGATGGTTGTGGGGACTGTTGGCCTACGACTTTGCTCTACTGTGCTGTGTGGGCGCCTTGATACCCTCTATATACAGATCCCAACGAAACTATCGCGAGGGAATACTCATTGTCATTGGATCGGTTTTAATTATGGTAATTTGGGTGGCCTGGATAGCGCTATCCTTATTCGGGGACGAGTGGAGGGATGCGGCCATTCCATTGGGATTGCAGGCCTCTGGTTGGGCGGTACTGGTGGGCATTCTGATACCACGCACCTTCCTCATCGTAAGGGGTATCGAGCGGTCGGATATTGCCCAAGCTCTGCCTTCACTCACTTCGCTGGCTTTTGCCCAGAACAATCAATACTCCTCGGAACAG AGTGTTTACGAGTGCGTGAATCCCGCCATGCGCCATTGTTCCCAGGATGAGGTGAACCACCAGTCGCCTAGTGAGATTCCCACGTTACCCCTTCGAGGAGGTGGCCCACGTCGCCAGCAGTTCTTTGCCAATCTCCGCCAGGCCAATGCCAACATTAATCCACAACGTCCTCCACCTCGACCCCAGCAGAGTCCCTCCCGATCCTCGGTGTCCTCGCTGCCGCCCTCGCCCGATCACAACAAGATCACCCGGTTTTAG